One Candidatus Dormiibacterota bacterium genomic region harbors:
- a CDS encoding TMEM175 family protein, which produces MNIFSTHTLPESASTARLEALSDNIFAVAMTLLVLDLRIPAHPPDASVWPYLATLWHHMRTFAVSFFIVGLYWVLHHHVFVFIRRSDRTVLWLNLLFMMFVVVTPFSAGLLGAFDDSRTAIAAYGANIALLGFSLLAIWWYATHDRRLVDAKLPKPLIRLEAIRMMILPAICALAVAISFVNTTASIVIFVLAPFLYLWPAKRTIRAKIGPVT; this is translated from the coding sequence ATGAATATTTTCAGCACGCATACTCTGCCCGAGTCGGCGAGTACCGCTCGCCTCGAGGCGCTCAGCGATAACATCTTTGCCGTCGCGATGACCCTGCTCGTGCTCGACTTGCGCATTCCCGCGCACCCGCCCGACGCAAGCGTCTGGCCGTATCTTGCGACCCTCTGGCATCACATGCGCACCTTTGCCGTCAGTTTTTTCATCGTCGGGCTCTATTGGGTGCTCCACCATCACGTCTTCGTCTTCATTCGGCGTTCGGATCGTACCGTGCTCTGGTTGAATCTGCTCTTCATGATGTTCGTCGTCGTCACGCCGTTTTCGGCAGGCCTGCTCGGCGCGTTCGACGATAGTCGAACGGCGATCGCCGCTTACGGCGCGAACATCGCGCTCCTAGGCTTCTCACTCCTCGCAATTTGGTGGTATGCGACGCACGACCGGCGATTGGTCGATGCAAAACTTCCGAAGCCTCTGATCCGTTTGGAGGCGATTCGGATGATGATTCTGCCTGCGATCTGTGCGTTGGCGGTTGCGATTTCATTCGTTAACACGACGGCGAGCATCGTCATCTTCGTCCTCGCGCCGTTTCTCTATCTGTGGCCTGCTAAACGAACGATCCGTGCGAAAATCGGCCCGGTGACCTGA
- a CDS encoding protease pro-enzyme activation domain-containing protein, whose amino-acid sequence MHRSVRVAASLLVLSMALAACGGHSAIPSAPTGSMPAAAGGAASGATIDSVHFVPGGVPHAAGMFAFSDMGRRAPSAPVKVAILLKYNNQAQLDQLVAAQSNPASGQYHQYLSNEAFNSMFAPTAQQEQAVAQSLRSAGFTITHEYANRTVIDAIAPTSAVESLFKTHIHTVTQGKYGQRYLNTQVATLPATIAPLVKDVTMNDLVVAHTRARVVTPGRHTVPRQLRALGAPHPMMRSAFSAYATNVISNPGFETGAINSGWFQCGNASASISTLHPHAGTYDQLSGMTNNEPNGDAGVCQAVTVPTNGTLTFWVYQQTDEVDTSYSWQEADLLDSSGNVVQNFYTSANNNAGWVQQSVNLSAYAGGSYYLYFGVHGSPYPGMYDAQYLDDVSLTNGSTATPTPAPTATPAPTPAPTATPVQTPTPTPAPTATPVSTPTPTAAPTSTPIAANCTNAAADNGPLSGANGFLATGVAKAFDFPVQHGCNGAGQTVAVEIDTPINQSDVTGYLNAAGVTQTGTITNVAVDGGGSASSSDYIETALDVETISGLAPGANIRVYNFPSLSSQSIEDGYNLAVSDGIASVINSSFGGCETGDTAFTNTTNSIAEQAAAKGITFAASSGDSGSDECGTGNNPPAPSSPASDPYFVAVGAVNFTESSSGTLSSITAGVDSANGFSSGGGVSTIFALPSYQQGIAGVTTSGRNNPDISLPGVGVMVYANGTQQQVDGTSWSSPEFVAFMAEVNELHNTHFGFINPKLYSVFSTSGYTDYTDVTSGSNGAYSAVSGYDLVTGIGAPKGWALANAL is encoded by the coding sequence ATGCATAGATCAGTCAGAGTCGCGGCGTCGTTGCTCGTATTGAGCATGGCGCTGGCTGCTTGCGGAGGCCATTCCGCCATACCGTCGGCACCTACCGGTTCGATGCCGGCGGCCGCGGGCGGCGCGGCCTCCGGGGCCACTATCGACAGCGTCCACTTCGTGCCCGGCGGCGTACCGCACGCGGCCGGAATGTTCGCGTTTTCGGACATGGGGCGGCGCGCGCCGTCCGCTCCGGTCAAAGTCGCCATTTTGCTCAAGTACAACAACCAGGCACAGCTCGATCAGCTCGTCGCCGCGCAGAGCAATCCCGCCTCCGGGCAGTACCATCAATATTTGAGCAACGAAGCTTTCAACAGCATGTTCGCTCCGACGGCGCAGCAAGAGCAAGCCGTGGCGCAATCGCTGCGGAGCGCCGGTTTCACGATCACCCACGAATATGCGAACCGCACGGTCATCGATGCGATCGCCCCAACTTCCGCGGTGGAGAGCCTCTTTAAAACGCACATTCATACCGTCACGCAGGGCAAATACGGTCAGCGCTACTTGAATACACAAGTCGCGACGCTGCCGGCCACGATTGCGCCGCTGGTCAAGGACGTCACGATGAACGATCTCGTGGTCGCGCACACCCGCGCGCGCGTGGTCACGCCGGGACGCCACACGGTGCCGCGCCAACTGCGCGCCCTCGGCGCTCCGCATCCGATGATGCGCAGCGCCTTCTCCGCGTACGCCACGAACGTGATTTCGAACCCCGGGTTTGAAACCGGCGCGATCAATAGCGGCTGGTTCCAGTGCGGGAACGCGAGCGCGTCGATCTCGACGCTGCATCCGCATGCCGGCACGTACGATCAACTCAGCGGCATGACGAATAACGAGCCGAACGGCGATGCCGGCGTCTGCCAAGCCGTCACCGTCCCCACGAATGGGACGTTGACGTTCTGGGTCTATCAGCAAACCGACGAAGTGGATACGTCCTATTCGTGGCAGGAAGCCGATCTGCTCGATTCCAGCGGCAACGTCGTCCAGAACTTCTACACCTCGGCGAACAACAATGCGGGCTGGGTGCAGCAGAGCGTCAACCTGAGCGCCTATGCGGGCGGCTCGTACTACCTGTACTTCGGCGTTCACGGGTCGCCGTATCCGGGCATGTACGACGCGCAGTATCTCGACGACGTGTCGCTCACAAACGGCAGCACGGCGACGCCGACCCCGGCGCCGACGGCAACTCCGGCGCCGACGCCGGCTCCGACTGCGACGCCGGTACAGACACCCACGCCGACCCCCGCACCCACGGCAACGCCGGTGAGCACGCCCACGCCGACGGCCGCACCGACATCGACGCCGATTGCGGCGAATTGCACGAACGCAGCGGCCGATAACGGCCCGTTGAGCGGCGCAAACGGCTTCCTGGCGACCGGCGTCGCCAAGGCCTTCGATTTCCCGGTTCAACACGGATGCAACGGTGCCGGCCAAACCGTGGCCGTCGAAATCGATACGCCGATCAATCAGAGCGACGTCACCGGCTACCTCAATGCCGCCGGCGTCACGCAAACCGGTACCATCACCAACGTCGCCGTCGACGGCGGCGGTAGCGCATCGAGCAGCGATTACATCGAAACGGCTCTTGATGTCGAAACGATCAGCGGCCTTGCGCCGGGCGCGAATATTCGCGTCTACAACTTCCCGAGCCTCAGTTCCCAATCCATCGAAGACGGATACAATCTCGCGGTCTCCGACGGCATCGCCTCGGTGATCAACTCCTCGTTCGGCGGTTGCGAGACCGGCGACACGGCATTCACCAACACGACCAACTCGATTGCCGAACAGGCCGCAGCCAAGGGCATTACCTTCGCGGCATCCTCGGGCGATTCGGGAAGCGATGAATGCGGTACCGGAAACAACCCGCCGGCACCGAGTTCGCCGGCTTCCGATCCGTACTTCGTTGCGGTCGGAGCGGTGAATTTCACCGAAAGCTCCAGCGGAACGCTCTCGAGCATCACCGCCGGGGTCGATTCGGCGAACGGCTTCTCGTCCGGCGGCGGCGTCTCGACGATCTTCGCGCTTCCGTCGTACCAGCAAGGCATCGCCGGAGTGACTACGTCCGGCCGTAATAACCCGGATATCTCGCTACCGGGCGTCGGCGTCATGGTGTACGCCAACGGTACGCAGCAGCAGGTCGACGGCACGTCGTGGTCGTCGCCCGAGTTCGTGGCCTTCATGGCTGAAGTCAACGAACTGCACAACACGCATTTCGGCTTCATCAATCCGAAACTGTACAGCGTGTTCAGTACGAGCGGCTACACCGATTACACCGACGTCACGTCGGGTAGTAACGGCGCTTACTCTGCCGTAAGCGGTTACGACTTGGTAACCGGCATCGGCGCTCCCAAGGGCTGGGCTTTGGCCAACGCCCTTTAG
- a CDS encoding TolC family protein, producing the protein MFKRTHVVRAAAAALIFALSGGAAFAQTPAPPAAIPLTLNDAIAIALRQNLQYASARTSIDASVAQLRQARAPELPGLALQDNYLYVNNIAKLSTPMGEIPFSAVNATNIPVLALQYTLFDGGLTAARVGQTVAGLAAAEANAREARGAVIAQVSSAYYGLLTAIQMRDVANRAMSVALGHVKQAQQFLTSGMIPRSDVLRAQAELASEQVNQLSAANAVSLAQTQLDSVLNVPMTRVYQPTDPLAGPAPAFNLDSLLASAYAQRGELAAAQAAVTAAQRAVSAARSGSLPHITATVADGNTQPAVVGGYHNQFSVGLSAVWSLFDNGYTAGRVAEARAGVRQAELGVEQMKNGIELQVRQAYLNVNEASARVSAAEHLVTLADENLRLAQVRYRGGVSTALELQDAELRDSSARQTLAGAQAALRQGVVQVRFAAGLL; encoded by the coding sequence ATGTTTAAGCGTACACACGTCGTCCGCGCCGCAGCGGCGGCGCTGATCTTCGCCCTCTCCGGCGGCGCAGCGTTCGCACAGACACCCGCACCACCCGCAGCCATCCCGCTCACGCTGAACGACGCGATCGCGATCGCACTACGTCAGAATCTCCAGTATGCGTCGGCACGTACGTCCATCGATGCATCCGTGGCGCAGTTGCGCCAAGCACGCGCCCCGGAACTACCGGGATTGGCTCTCCAAGACAACTATCTCTACGTCAATAACATCGCCAAACTGAGCACGCCGATGGGCGAGATCCCATTCAGCGCGGTCAACGCGACGAACATCCCGGTGTTGGCGCTCCAGTACACGCTCTTCGACGGCGGATTGACGGCGGCGCGCGTCGGCCAAACGGTGGCCGGGCTCGCCGCGGCGGAGGCGAACGCACGCGAGGCGCGCGGTGCCGTCATCGCGCAGGTCTCGAGCGCCTACTACGGGCTGCTGACGGCCATACAGATGCGGGACGTCGCAAACCGCGCGATGAGCGTAGCGCTCGGACACGTGAAACAGGCACAGCAGTTTCTGACGAGCGGCATGATCCCGCGCTCCGACGTGCTGCGCGCGCAGGCAGAACTGGCGAGCGAACAAGTGAATCAACTGAGCGCGGCCAACGCCGTAAGTTTGGCGCAAACGCAACTCGATAGCGTGCTCAACGTGCCGATGACGCGCGTCTATCAGCCGACCGATCCGCTCGCCGGGCCGGCCCCGGCCTTCAATCTCGATTCGCTGCTCGCTTCCGCATACGCGCAGCGTGGAGAACTCGCGGCGGCCCAGGCCGCGGTGACGGCCGCGCAACGCGCCGTGAGCGCGGCTCGCTCGGGATCGCTGCCCCACATCACGGCGACGGTGGCCGACGGCAATACGCAGCCGGCGGTGGTGGGCGGCTACCACAACCAATTCTCCGTCGGCCTATCGGCCGTGTGGTCGCTATTCGACAACGGGTACACCGCGGGGCGCGTGGCGGAGGCGCGCGCGGGCGTGCGCCAAGCCGAACTCGGAGTCGAGCAGATGAAAAACGGTATCGAGCTGCAGGTACGCCAGGCCTATCTCAACGTGAACGAAGCATCGGCCCGCGTGAGTGCGGCCGAACATCTCGTCACACTCGCGGACGAAAACCTGCGGCTCGCGCAGGTTCGCTACCGGGGCGGCGTCAGCACCGCGCTCGAGTTGCAGGATGCCGAACTGCGCGATAGCTCCGCCCGCCAAACGCTGGCGGGGGCACAAGCGGCCCTGCGCCAAGGCGTGGTGCAAGTGCGCTTTGCCGCCGGACTCCTGTAA